A region from the Lycium barbarum isolate Lr01 chromosome 8, ASM1917538v2, whole genome shotgun sequence genome encodes:
- the LOC132605265 gene encoding probable BOI-related E3 ubiquitin-protein ligase 2 — MAIQAQLYADNLGFPLGSSQDLMENNGCGFNQFYFNPQQQQQQQQFPQIQQFQFLNQKNNPDLMNCCTSHNTNSTQSVLFPQNLARQFEKQRVEVDQFITLQNERLRLALQEQRKQQVALILRNYESKAQFLLKQKDEEIAKAANRSKELEDFLKRIEMENQTWQRIAKENAAIVLSLNNTIEQLKENACLSTNGGVGDAESCCDVPPMEDNVQASQQTRKMMCKSCNSSKSCMVFLPCRHLSSCRDCDPFLHSCPVCNVEKKASIEALI, encoded by the exons ATGGCCATTCAAGCACAGTTGTATGCAGataatcttggttttcctttgggAAGTTCACAGGATTTGATGGAGAATAATGGTTGTGGATTCAATCAGTTTTATTTTAATcctcaacagcaacaacaacaacaacagttcCCACAAATCCAACAGTTTCAATTTCTCAACCAGAAAAATAATCCGGATTTGATGAACTGTTGTACTAGCCATAACACAAATTCTACACAATCAGTGTTGTTTCCTCAAAACCTGGCTCGTCAATTTGAAAAACAGAGGGTTGAGGTTGATCAGTTTATCACTTTACAG AATGAGAGACTGAGATTGGCTCTGCAAGAACAGAGAAAGCAACAAGTGGCATTAATCTTGAGAAACTACGAATCAAAGGCTCAGTTTTTACTGAAACAAAAAGACGAAGAAATTGCAAAAGCAGCAAACAGGTCAAAAGAGCTAGAAGATTTCTTGAAAAGAATAGAAATGGAAAACCAAACATGGCAGAGAATAGCCAAAGAGAACGCAGCTATTGTCCTTTCTTTAAACAACACAATTGAACAACTTAAAGAAAATGCATGTTTATCAACCAATGGTGGTGTAGGAGATGCAGAGTCTTGTTGTGATGTACCACCAATGGAGGATAACGTACAAGCATCACAACAAACGAGAAAGATGATGTGCAAAAGTTGTAATTCTAGTAAGTCGTGCATGGTTTTCTTGCCTTGTAGGCACCTTTCTTCATGCAGAGATTGTGACCCTTTTCTCCATTCATGCCCTGTATGTAACGTGGAGAAGAAAGCAAGCATAGAGGCTTTGATTTGA